CCTGTTTGGGGAACAGACCATTACTTTAGATCTCCAAAAATTTCAAATGTTTTTCATCAAATCTTTCATGCAATCTATAAAGGTTGGATTTAATGCAAGAAACTTGGTATTTGGTCTGTTCTTCCAAAGATTTACCTATCGGGAAAATACTCCCGTTTTCAACTGAAACACAAGAACTCATTCTTTTTCGAAACCAAACGAACGAAGTCATTGCTCTTGAAGGGATTTGTTCTCATCTTGGAGCTCATCTCAAAAATGCTAGTTGGTCAACCTCAGGAATTGTTTGTCCTCTCCATCATCTTTGTTTTGATTCAGAAGGGATATCAAATTCATCAACAATAGGGCAATACAAACAAAAGAAGTTTTCCACCAAAGAAACTTTTGGATCTATATTTGTATATATCGGATTAACGCCGAATTCTAGTTTTCCAACACTGGACCTCATACCAACTAATAAACAAATGTACCAAACATTCCCACAAAAGACAGTATCGACAAATTGGAAAGGAATTCTAGTAAACGCGTTCGATCCCATCCATTTAGAATTTGTTCATAAACGAAAGCTCATTAAAAAACCAGAAATCATTTGGAATAAAAAAACAAAAGTAATAGAACTTCGTTATACTTCTCAAGTGATTGGAAAGAAGTTATCAGATCTCCTCATGAAATGGATTTCCAAAAATAAAATCCAAGTAACCATTCGATGTTACCAAGGTTTGCTTTTTACTGTAGAATCTGACTTAGGAAAGATTAAGAGCCAATTGTTATTATCTCTCAATCCATTTTCCAAAGAAACTCAAATCTCAGGTGTATTCGTTCAGAAAAAAAGTTTACCTTTGCTAAATACGATCCGAATGTTTTTTGCCCGTTATTTATTTCAAAGATTTCTATTTGCTGATATAAAGCCATTAGAAGGAATGATTTTAAATCAAAATAATTTAAAAAATGATCCAATTTTAAAAGTGATTGGCAGTTATATAAAAACGATCGACAAATCATGTTGATAATGTTTAAGAACTTCTATAGCTATCAATCTTTTCCTTAATTTCCTAGGCCAATACAATAACAACTATCGCCTTCACATTTCCCAAATAATTTATCTTTATTTTCATTATTTGTCTTAAAGAATTCTATGATACTATACAGATTCTAAATACCGAATATCCACCATATGAATATCAAGACGAAAGATAAATGATTGTAGTAATATTCATGGCAGATACATTCA
The window above is part of the Leptospira brenneri genome. Proteins encoded here:
- a CDS encoding Rieske 2Fe-2S domain-containing protein; the encoded protein is MQETWYLVCSSKDLPIGKILPFSTETQELILFRNQTNEVIALEGICSHLGAHLKNASWSTSGIVCPLHHLCFDSEGISNSSTIGQYKQKKFSTKETFGSIFVYIGLTPNSSFPTLDLIPTNKQMYQTFPQKTVSTNWKGILVNAFDPIHLEFVHKRKLIKKPEIIWNKKTKVIELRYTSQVIGKKLSDLLMKWISKNKIQVTIRCYQGLLFTVESDLGKIKSQLLLSLNPFSKETQISGVFVQKKSLPLLNTIRMFFARYLFQRFLFADIKPLEGMILNQNNLKNDPILKVIGSYIKTIDKSC